The following coding sequences lie in one Myxococcota bacterium genomic window:
- a CDS encoding GNAT family protein, whose amino-acid sequence MKIHPRMATERLRLRPFVADDAEELAKLGSDRSVADTMLDWPHPFSPANARSTIAAQAANYQTGRSLHLALEIQKTPGLIGGIELRGLDAEDGCAELRFWVEAGSWKKGFATEAAMALLRFGFGELRLHRVDALCLARDPAGAAVLGKIGMKQEGLLRERVRKFDCYEDVALYAVLASDGAVRA is encoded by the coding sequence ATGAAGATTCATCCGCGCATGGCCACCGAACGCCTGCGTCTGCGCCCGTTCGTCGCGGACGACGCCGAAGAGCTCGCGAAGCTCGGCAGCGACCGCTCGGTGGCGGACACGATGCTCGATTGGCCGCATCCGTTCTCACCTGCGAACGCCCGGTCGACGATCGCCGCCCAGGCGGCGAACTACCAGACCGGTCGCTCGCTCCATCTCGCACTCGAGATCCAGAAGACGCCCGGTCTGATCGGCGGGATCGAGCTCCGGGGGCTCGATGCCGAGGACGGCTGCGCGGAGCTGCGCTTCTGGGTCGAGGCCGGATCCTGGAAGAAGGGATTCGCCACCGAGGCGGCGATGGCGCTGCTCCGGTTCGGCTTCGGCGAGCTCCGCCTGCACCGCGTCGATGCGCTGTGTCTCGCTCGCGACCCCGCAGGCGCCGCGGTTCTCGGGAAGATCGGCATGAAGCAGGAAGGGCTGCTGCGCGAGCGGGTGCGCAAGTTCGACTGCTACGAAGACGTCGCGCTCTACGCCGTGTTGGCGAGCGACGGCGCGGTGCGCGCGTGA
- a CDS encoding glycerophosphodiester phosphodiesterase family protein, with amino-acid sequence MTRRLRFGWILACALLVTSCNDVPAKREPGPVDLQGHRGARGLLPENTLAGFDHAINLEVTTLELDLGLTQDDVVVITHDPYVNPKVCQHADGSPIEEERGPRVRDLTLAELQAFDCGSLNPDPLRFPEPPRTNVPGETIPTLAALFDRVKERESGVRFNVEIKATPEQNDTAPLPHFVDRVVATIRDAGMVERTTVQSFLWRALELTKEREPRLRTAGLVSPETLGPEWLGGLVRDDYADFLGVLAAAGYIDELSPYWIQLVPGAYSLGLGVRNFQAAGYRVIPWTVNDAGDIRAMLGIGVDGIITDYPNRVLDEIRGTAHSVERPSAKD; translated from the coding sequence GTGACGCGCCGACTTCGATTCGGCTGGATCCTGGCGTGCGCCCTGCTCGTGACGAGCTGCAACGACGTGCCCGCGAAACGCGAACCCGGGCCCGTCGACCTCCAGGGCCATCGCGGCGCGCGCGGCCTGCTTCCCGAGAACACCCTGGCCGGCTTCGATCACGCGATCAACCTCGAGGTGACGACCCTCGAGCTCGACCTCGGCCTGACCCAGGACGACGTCGTGGTGATCACCCACGACCCCTACGTGAACCCCAAGGTCTGCCAACATGCCGACGGTTCGCCGATCGAGGAAGAGCGCGGGCCTCGGGTGCGCGATCTCACGCTGGCCGAACTCCAGGCCTTCGACTGCGGCAGCCTCAACCCGGATCCGCTGCGGTTCCCCGAACCGCCGCGCACGAACGTGCCGGGCGAGACGATTCCCACCCTCGCGGCCCTCTTCGACCGGGTGAAGGAGCGCGAGAGCGGCGTCCGCTTCAACGTCGAGATCAAGGCGACGCCGGAGCAGAACGACACGGCCCCCCTGCCCCACTTCGTCGACCGCGTAGTCGCCACGATCCGAGACGCGGGCATGGTCGAACGCACCACCGTGCAGTCCTTCCTGTGGCGCGCGCTCGAGCTCACGAAGGAGCGCGAGCCCCGGCTGCGCACCGCCGGCCTGGTGTCCCCCGAGACCCTGGGCCCGGAGTGGCTCGGCGGGCTCGTCCGGGACGACTACGCGGACTTCCTCGGCGTGCTCGCCGCGGCGGGCTATATCGACGAGCTCTCACCCTATTGGATCCAGCTGGTGCCGGGCGCGTACTCCCTGGGGCTCGGCGTGCGCAACTTCCAGGCCGCTGGCTATCGCGTGATTCCGTGGACGGTGAACGACGCAGGAGACATTCGCGCGATGCTCGGGATCGGGGTCGACGGGATCATCACCGACTACCCCAATCGGGTCCTGGACGAGATCCGGGGAACGGCCCACTCGGTCGAACGTCCCAGCGCGAAAGACTGA
- a CDS encoding TSUP family transporter, producing MPGIESALIALVIIAFASALQASIGFGLALVAAPLLALVDRAYVPGPILCAGLFLGAIMTVRERNEIDLGGVGWAALGRFLGIVPAGFALHWASQAAFDRMFASLVLAAVAMSVLHGNLKPKRGVVFGAGLISGFMGTITSIGGPPLALAYQSASGPRLRATLAALFALGSVASIATLAVIGRFGEAEAVRGLLLVPGVLVGVLVSGPLLPYLDQGATRPMVLGLSTLSALAVLLRAAS from the coding sequence ATGCCCGGAATCGAGAGCGCCCTCATCGCGTTGGTCATCATCGCGTTCGCCTCGGCGCTCCAGGCCTCGATCGGCTTCGGGCTCGCGCTGGTCGCGGCGCCGCTCCTCGCGCTGGTCGACCGCGCCTACGTCCCCGGGCCGATCCTCTGCGCGGGGCTCTTCCTGGGCGCGATCATGACGGTGCGCGAGCGCAACGAGATCGATCTGGGCGGCGTGGGGTGGGCCGCCCTCGGACGCTTCCTCGGCATCGTGCCGGCCGGCTTCGCGCTGCACTGGGCCTCGCAGGCCGCCTTCGACCGCATGTTCGCGTCGCTCGTGCTCGCCGCCGTGGCGATGAGCGTGCTCCACGGCAACCTCAAACCGAAGCGCGGCGTGGTCTTCGGAGCGGGGTTGATCTCGGGGTTCATGGGCACCATCACCTCGATCGGTGGACCGCCGCTGGCCCTCGCCTACCAGAGCGCCAGCGGTCCCCGGCTGCGCGCCACCCTCGCAGCCCTGTTCGCCCTGGGATCGGTGGCATCGATCGCCACCCTCGCCGTGATCGGGCGCTTCGGCGAGGCCGAGGCGGTGCGTGGCTTGCTGCTGGTTCCGGGAGTCCTGGTCGGCGTGCTGGTGTCGGGCCCACTGCTCCCCTACCTGGATCAGGGAGCCACCCGACCGATGGTGCTCGGACTCTCGACCCTCTCGGCGTTGGCGGTGCTGCTGCGCGCGGCCAGCTGA
- a CDS encoding alpha/beta hydrolase — protein MRRPGGRGARAVVVVAILVAGLAAARSQSEAPAVHANEGDSREALAEETVILLHGLGRSDRSMRPLESHLDRAGYRVQNVHYPSTEGDPEALVRFLHERLVDCCQAASRLHFVTHSLGGILTRAYLNRHPLPNLGRVVMLAPPNHGSAYVDWLGDYKLFEWVLGPTAKQLGTGDDSLPNRLPDADFELGVVAGIGGINPLGDRVLDGRNDGTVSVESTQLAGMKDFVEVDASHTFIMRNPAVMEHVVHFLRQGQFANEEP, from the coding sequence ATGCGAAGGCCTGGGGGGCGCGGCGCACGCGCCGTGGTCGTGGTTGCCATTCTGGTCGCAGGACTCGCCGCCGCGCGCAGTCAGAGCGAAGCCCCCGCGGTGCATGCGAACGAAGGGGACTCTCGCGAAGCCTTGGCCGAAGAAACCGTCATCCTGCTCCACGGACTCGGCCGCAGCGATCGCTCGATGCGCCCGCTCGAGTCTCACCTCGACCGCGCCGGCTACCGCGTGCAGAACGTCCACTACCCCTCGACCGAGGGCGATCCGGAGGCACTCGTCCGCTTCCTCCACGAGCGCCTCGTGGACTGTTGCCAGGCGGCGTCGAGACTCCACTTCGTCACCCACTCGCTGGGCGGCATCCTGACGCGCGCCTACCTGAACCGGCACCCGCTCCCCAACCTGGGCCGCGTCGTGATGCTGGCTCCCCCGAATCACGGCAGCGCCTACGTCGACTGGCTGGGCGACTACAAGCTCTTCGAATGGGTGCTGGGCCCCACCGCCAAGCAGCTGGGGACGGGCGACGACAGCCTTCCGAACCGACTTCCCGACGCGGACTTCGAACTCGGGGTCGTGGCGGGGATCGGCGGCATCAATCCTCTCGGGGACCGCGTGCTGGATGGACGCAACGACGGCACCGTCTCGGTCGAGAGCACCCAGCTCGCCGGGATGAAGGACTTCGTCGAGGTCGACGCGTCCCACACCTTCATCATGCGCAACCCGGCGGTGATGGAGCACGTCGTCCACTTCTTGCGCCAGGGGCAGTTCGCGAACGAGGAGCCCTGA